A DNA window from Chryseobacterium sp. MEBOG06 contains the following coding sequences:
- a CDS encoding T9SS type A sorting domain-containing protein, which translates to MKKNLLVAALLAANFYFSQTYSNGGLSTGVNTKSNVTAPAGYTWSELQNNAGNTTESNTSLGLGGTFISAASSLFLADDFTIPVGSSWQISTIDFFGYQTSYTGTTSPFNTVRVNIYSSDPSVAGAVSVFGDDTTNRFSAGTDANIYRIGNTTVPLATTPATNRKIWKVTANTPVTLTAGTYWVKYQLQNVVTATGGFLPPVTVVDSRGLPGFNAKQFNAIAGTWVSIIDDGNPTTAPDFPLDMPFVVTFTSPTLGTKEIIQYDNRVRVYPNPVTDHFRINNPEKMKITTVEIMDLSGRLIKTLNAAESYNVSDLPKGNYILKIKNESGPAKITKLIKQ; encoded by the coding sequence ATGAAAAAAAATCTACTTGTTGCTGCTTTACTGGCAGCTAACTTTTACTTCTCTCAAACTTATAGTAATGGAGGTTTAAGCACTGGAGTAAACACGAAAAGCAATGTTACTGCACCAGCAGGATATACTTGGTCTGAATTACAGAATAATGCAGGAAATACTACAGAATCTAATACCAGTCTTGGGTTAGGCGGGACTTTTATCTCTGCCGCTTCAAGTCTTTTCCTTGCTGATGACTTTACGATTCCCGTGGGTAGTTCATGGCAGATCAGTACGATTGATTTCTTTGGCTATCAGACAAGCTATACAGGGACTACTTCTCCGTTTAATACAGTAAGAGTTAATATATACAGCTCCGACCCCTCTGTTGCGGGGGCGGTAAGTGTGTTTGGTGATGATACAACCAATAGATTCAGTGCAGGAACTGATGCCAACATCTACAGGATTGGAAATACGACTGTACCCCTTGCTACAACACCAGCCACTAACAGAAAAATATGGAAAGTGACAGCCAATACACCGGTTACCTTAACTGCAGGAACATATTGGGTAAAATATCAACTGCAGAATGTTGTGACGGCTACGGGAGGCTTTTTACCACCGGTTACGGTTGTAGATTCACGAGGGCTTCCGGGTTTTAATGCTAAGCAGTTTAATGCGATTGCGGGAACATGGGTTTCTATTATAGATGACGGAAATCCTACAACTGCTCCGGATTTCCCTTTAGATATGCCTTTTGTGGTTACTTTTACATCTCCTACACTGGGAACCAAAGAGATTATTCAGTATGATAATAGAGTACGGGTATATCCTAATCCGGTAACTGATCATTTCAGGATTAACAATCCGGAAAAAATGAAAATAACTACTGTAGAAATTATGGATCTTTCCGGCAGACTTATAAAAACATTAAATGCTGCTGAAAGCTATAACGTCTCGGATCTGCCAAAAGGTAATTATATTCTTAAAATAAAGAATGAGAGCGGACCTGCGAAAATTACAAAACTTATCAAGCAATAA
- a CDS encoding DUF4920 domain-containing protein, producing the protein MKFKTILFVAAVSVSSLAFAQESGPPAGKALVGDTYGGEVASSIEAKAVTVDKLNKQLKKDNKKVENIAVKGKVTDVCDKKGCWLTIQTEDNSKFFVKMKDYAFFVPTALKGKNVVLEGNAERKVISVNEQKHYAEDAKKPQSEIDAITQPKEEIRFVANGIKVIN; encoded by the coding sequence ATGAAATTTAAGACTATATTATTTGTCGCTGCTGTAAGTGTTTCTTCTTTAGCATTTGCACAGGAAAGCGGACCACCTGCAGGAAAAGCTTTGGTAGGTGATACCTATGGGGGTGAGGTAGCTTCCTCTATTGAAGCTAAAGCTGTGACCGTAGATAAACTGAACAAACAGCTTAAAAAAGATAACAAAAAGGTTGAAAATATAGCCGTTAAAGGAAAAGTAACTGATGTCTGCGATAAAAAAGGCTGCTGGCTTACTATTCAGACGGAAGACAATTCAAAGTTCTTCGTAAAGATGAAAGATTACGCTTTCTTTGTACCTACGGCCTTAAAAGGGAAAAATGTGGTGCTGGAAGGAAATGCCGAAAGAAAAGTAATATCTGTTAATGAGCAGAAGCACTATGCTGAAGATGCAAAAAAGCCTCAGTCTGAAATTGACGCGATTACACAGCCAAAAGAGGAAATCAGGTTTGTAGCTAACGGAATTAAGGTTATCAACTAA
- a CDS encoding UbiA family prenyltransferase yields MNSEKEPFQSKNFISKSLFYRFSQFVGFLLGARFFVAALLTFALYVSTFFLFNQDESFGNFVFDFKVHGIIFCTVLTILAGGIINQFYDLEKDHIVKPFRTRIQSFIKQKYFLYAYLGLSAISLGVAWMISHNVFIFFVVYQFFMWLYSHKLSRILILNNFTFVSLTLYPFFGMMVYYETFSKKVFLMAVFLFLILLCIDIVKDTLTKTVDKTFGYITIPNYFKGRNTKIILISLLLIMMAVSMKIITKTGISGFMAYYFSGGLLVMIFCIYLFLNSTRRSNFLILNVLRFWVFVGIIAMLLNGIEHKL; encoded by the coding sequence ATGAATTCTGAAAAAGAACCTTTCCAATCTAAAAATTTCATCTCAAAATCTCTATTTTACAGATTTTCACAATTCGTGGGCTTTCTGCTCGGAGCACGCTTTTTTGTAGCAGCCTTGTTGACATTTGCCCTGTATGTTTCTACTTTTTTCCTGTTTAATCAGGATGAATCTTTCGGTAATTTTGTATTTGATTTTAAAGTACACGGTATTATTTTCTGTACCGTTCTTACCATTCTGGCAGGAGGCATTATCAATCAGTTTTATGATTTGGAAAAAGACCACATCGTAAAACCTTTCCGAACCCGAATCCAGAGTTTCATCAAACAAAAATATTTCTTATATGCCTATTTGGGATTGAGTGCTATTTCTTTAGGTGTAGCATGGATGATCTCCCACAACGTTTTTATTTTTTTTGTAGTCTATCAGTTTTTTATGTGGTTGTACAGCCACAAACTGAGCCGGATACTGATCTTAAACAACTTTACCTTTGTAAGCCTTACGTTATATCCATTTTTTGGAATGATGGTCTATTATGAAACTTTTTCAAAGAAGGTATTTTTGATGGCGGTCTTCCTGTTTCTGATCCTTTTATGTATTGATATTGTAAAAGATACCCTTACAAAAACCGTTGATAAAACATTTGGATATATTACCATTCCCAATTATTTTAAAGGCAGAAATACAAAAATTATTTTGATCTCCCTATTGCTTATTATGATGGCCGTTTCTATGAAAATTATTACCAAAACCGGAATTTCCGGATTTATGGCATATTACTTTTCCGGAGGGCTGCTAGTCATGATTTTCTGTATCTATCTTTTTTTAAATTCAACCAGAAGGAGTAACTTTCTTATTCTGAATGTATTACGGTTCTGGGTTTTTGTAGGAATTATTGCCATGCTTTTAAACGGAATAGAGCATAAATTGTAA
- a CDS encoding type VI secretion system baseplate subunit TssF — MNLDQNIYSKESVKARMLQNATKVWGLKSPQSLDPFVKLLIDAFSTEVFKANNEIQTVNARILEKLAKLLTPSIYTHPIPAHSVAFTQPYESSEILLEHTEFFFRKQMTSTVKSESDKQLNIPFTPVGNVRINKVHTSIMFVGNTCYSIDDRFNKIPIARFQGRPEDYRKITIGVDVSKYVSEKFPKYLSIFCSNPAFEHLDFVYKLLPYINVSSNGNPLFVREGLSYLTESPADGYEQMFKEQSIRNKVIEDIKSIYRHKFIEITGISNSLFSEPGQLPQNLDFLTDKEEIVKYLENKQYLWLTFEFPPQFSAEILDNFSFVLNAFPIYNRGWKKTEYSLDIMGNNIPLVTDEGEHFLYVDEVQDGDGRKYSEIPFTPADDLKKGLYTVRKGGMERFTNRNAVDMIANVLELTRDEIAAFSLLNRDNVKGVLSEMSDKMKSMVQKVNNAKRNIRQELNYVIMEPVEKTDHTYAAFWVTHCTLANHMRPGTELSNQLKSQTVILLTETLGGAEEQKGTDSIQAYKYALTTRDKIISLEDVKNYCRMILKDELREVRVRRGTMISNRPKEGFVRTVEVEIVPQNYSFYGRAYWENMSNILRNQIIAKAIDGIEYIVRISNEDIEFQDA; from the coding sequence ATGAATTTAGATCAGAATATTTATTCCAAAGAATCTGTAAAAGCCAGAATGCTTCAGAATGCAACTAAAGTATGGGGACTGAAAAGCCCGCAGTCTTTAGACCCTTTTGTAAAATTATTGATAGACGCATTCAGCACGGAAGTTTTTAAAGCGAATAACGAAATACAAACGGTGAATGCCAGGATTCTGGAGAAACTGGCAAAACTCCTTACTCCGTCTATATATACCCATCCTATACCAGCCCATTCTGTTGCTTTTACGCAGCCTTATGAGTCTTCCGAAATTTTATTGGAGCATACGGAATTTTTCTTTCGTAAGCAGATGACTTCTACTGTAAAATCAGAATCGGATAAACAACTTAATATTCCTTTTACTCCGGTAGGGAATGTAAGAATTAACAAAGTGCACACTTCTATCATGTTTGTAGGAAATACGTGCTATAGCATTGATGACAGATTCAACAAAATTCCTATTGCAAGATTTCAGGGAAGACCTGAAGATTACAGAAAAATTACAATTGGAGTAGATGTGAGCAAATATGTAAGCGAAAAATTTCCTAAATATTTGAGTATATTTTGTTCCAATCCTGCTTTTGAGCATCTTGATTTTGTATATAAGCTGCTGCCTTATATTAATGTTTCCAGCAACGGAAACCCTTTATTTGTAAGAGAAGGGCTTAGCTACCTTACAGAAAGCCCTGCAGACGGCTATGAGCAGATGTTTAAAGAACAGTCTATCAGAAATAAGGTCATTGAAGATATTAAAAGCATCTATCGCCATAAATTCATTGAGATTACAGGAATTTCTAACAGTCTTTTTTCTGAGCCCGGACAACTGCCGCAGAACCTGGATTTCCTTACAGATAAAGAAGAAATTGTAAAATATTTAGAAAATAAACAATACCTGTGGCTTACTTTTGAGTTTCCGCCTCAGTTTTCCGCCGAAATACTGGATAACTTCTCTTTCGTTCTGAATGCTTTCCCAATCTACAACAGAGGTTGGAAGAAAACAGAATACAGTCTGGATATTATGGGGAATAATATTCCTTTGGTCACAGACGAAGGCGAGCATTTTCTTTACGTAGATGAAGTTCAGGACGGTGATGGAAGAAAGTATAGTGAAATTCCATTCACGCCGGCAGATGATCTTAAAAAAGGATTGTATACAGTAAGGAAAGGAGGGATGGAGCGATTCACCAATAGAAATGCTGTAGATATGATTGCTAATGTTCTGGAGCTTACCAGAGATGAGATTGCCGCATTTTCCCTTTTAAACAGAGATAATGTAAAAGGAGTTCTTAGCGAAATGTCTGACAAGATGAAATCTATGGTGCAAAAAGTAAATAATGCCAAAAGAAATATCAGACAGGAACTGAACTATGTGATCATGGAACCTGTAGAAAAAACAGATCACACCTATGCTGCTTTTTGGGTAACCCATTGTACCCTGGCCAATCATATGCGCCCCGGAACAGAACTCTCCAATCAGTTGAAATCACAGACCGTTATACTGCTTACAGAAACATTAGGAGGAGCCGAAGAACAAAAAGGTACAGACAGTATACAGGCCTATAAATATGCTTTGACAACAAGAGATAAGATCATTTCCCTTGAAGATGTCAAAAATTACTGTCGGATGATTCTGAAAGACGAGCTGAGAGAAGTAAGAGTAAGAAGAGGAACTATGATCAGTAACAGACCCAAAGAAGGTTTTGTAAGAACCGTTGAGGTGGAGATCGTCCCACAGAATTATTCTTTCTATGGAAGAGCATACTGGGAAAATATGTCCAATATCCTCAGAAACCAGATTATTGCCAAAGCGATAGATGGGATTGAGTATATTGTAAGAATAAGCAATGAAGATATTGAATTTCAGGATGCATAA
- a CDS encoding APC family permease gives MQKKLKLWDAIMLVMGSMIGSGIFIVSADMMRNLGSGFWLIAVWVITGVMTVAAAISYGELSALFPKAGGQYTYLKEIFGKRMGFLYGWGLFTVIQTGTIAAVAMAFGKFTAYIIPSLNDAAPIFQSGEFKITWIQILAIAVILLLTYINTRGVQSGKILQNIFTASKIIALLGLIALGFIMVDFSHMSENFSLGTDSFSNLKKDISGNFLKEGWQSISGMTLLGGIAAAMVGSVFSSVAWESVTFVSGEIDNPKRNVVKSMIYGTSAVMTLYIAVNFVYLNALDRNGIAFAINDRVAVAASQNIFGSAGTIIIALLVMVSTFGCNNGLILAGARVFQTMARDGMFFKSALKNNKNEVPQNALWMQGVWASILCLSGQYGNLLDMISFVIVLFYMITVFGVMYLRMKQPNLERPYKTWLYPVTPIIYLVIGTCFCILLLIYKQQYTWPGFVLVLLGLPVYYLINRKK, from the coding sequence ATGCAAAAAAAACTGAAACTATGGGATGCCATTATGCTTGTAATGGGGTCTATGATCGGAAGTGGGATCTTTATTGTAAGTGCTGACATGATGAGGAATCTGGGATCCGGATTCTGGCTGATTGCCGTATGGGTAATTACAGGGGTGATGACGGTAGCCGCAGCCATAAGCTATGGGGAACTTTCTGCTCTGTTTCCGAAAGCCGGCGGCCAATATACATACCTGAAAGAGATCTTTGGCAAAAGAATGGGTTTCCTTTATGGCTGGGGACTGTTTACCGTAATACAAACGGGTACTATTGCCGCAGTGGCAATGGCTTTTGGAAAGTTTACCGCCTATATTATTCCATCACTTAACGATGCCGCACCTATATTCCAAAGTGGTGAATTTAAAATTACCTGGATCCAGATTCTGGCTATTGCTGTAATTCTTCTCCTTACCTATATTAATACGAGAGGAGTACAGAGTGGAAAAATCCTTCAGAATATATTTACAGCCTCCAAAATCATAGCATTATTAGGTCTTATAGCACTGGGCTTTATAATGGTTGATTTTTCACATATGTCTGAAAATTTTAGTCTGGGAACGGATTCCTTTAGTAACCTTAAAAAAGATATAAGTGGTAACTTTCTTAAAGAAGGATGGCAGTCTATCAGCGGAATGACCTTGTTGGGAGGCATTGCAGCTGCCATGGTAGGTTCTGTTTTCAGTTCCGTAGCCTGGGAAAGTGTAACTTTTGTTTCAGGGGAAATTGACAACCCAAAGAGAAATGTAGTGAAATCAATGATATACGGTACTTCTGCCGTAATGACTCTTTACATAGCAGTGAATTTTGTATACCTTAACGCACTGGATAGAAACGGAATTGCTTTTGCCATCAATGACAGGGTTGCCGTTGCCGCATCACAGAACATTTTCGGAAGTGCAGGGACAATTATCATAGCATTATTGGTTATGGTGTCTACATTTGGATGTAATAACGGACTGATTTTAGCAGGAGCTAGAGTTTTTCAGACCATGGCCAGAGATGGAATGTTTTTTAAGTCAGCATTAAAAAATAACAAAAATGAAGTGCCGCAAAATGCTTTATGGATGCAGGGGGTCTGGGCTTCTATCTTATGCCTCAGTGGACAATACGGAAATCTGCTGGATATGATATCCTTTGTTATCGTCCTTTTTTATATGATTACAGTTTTTGGCGTTATGTATTTAAGAATGAAACAACCTAATCTGGAGAGACCTTATAAAACATGGCTTTACCCAGTGACACCTATCATTTATCTGGTCATCGGAACGTGTTTCTGTATCTTACTTTTAATTTATAAGCAGCAATATACATGGCCGGGGTTTGTATTAGTTTTACTGGGCCTTCCCGTATACTATCTTATTAACCGGAAAAAGTAG
- a CDS encoding helix-turn-helix domain-containing protein: MSLNDRISKVIEYSNLTPSEFADEIDVQRSSISHITSGRNKPSLEFIIKIKSRFPELLWDWLVTGEGEMLKSELPNTEIRVEHAEEEIVKTTPLPDLFTMMNDDDEFGSETEIEAPKSSPGESFLPPQDKAPEKISNSQRLENSSDQILGQILGNQTDKIKRIVLFYENGKFESFEP, encoded by the coding sequence ATGAGTTTAAACGATAGAATTTCAAAAGTTATAGAGTATTCCAATCTTACTCCTTCAGAATTTGCAGATGAAATTGATGTGCAGCGTTCATCTATTTCGCATATTACTTCGGGTAGAAATAAACCTTCTCTGGAATTTATCATAAAAATAAAATCCCGTTTTCCTGAACTTCTATGGGATTGGCTAGTTACCGGAGAAGGGGAAATGCTGAAATCTGAACTTCCCAACACAGAAATCAGAGTTGAACATGCAGAAGAGGAAATCGTAAAAACGACTCCTCTCCCCGACTTGTTTACGATGATGAATGATGATGACGAATTCGGAAGCGAAACTGAAATTGAAGCTCCAAAATCAAGCCCCGGAGAATCGTTTTTACCGCCCCAGGATAAAGCTCCGGAAAAAATATCCAATTCTCAGCGATTAGAAAATTCAAGCGATCAGATATTGGGGCAAATACTTGGAAATCAGACTGATAAAATAAAACGTATCGTTCTGTTCTATGAAAACGGAAAATTCGAAAGTTTTGAGCCATAA
- a CDS encoding YiiG family protein, which yields MKKIMILAMAISLTTSVVSCKKGADKMGNTILNLGGESDANAIIDFNNNFVDSYKNTTKSLERFLKYADDVVAKSKDAKFMVLPLMTTTMDYTLSRIKEVPSGFGKDKAAIEADFNIYKAKKENIEKKIEELKSYMNSEDYKDDKGAKAEAIKKEIEADADALYTSGENVMARIKPATDVAEEVILKDHPMKEYIMSSKNVMNSLDSVVDLLGRQYTGKFNEAEAQKKYDEFAKLVEANSKMNFNVKDQQYSYKKSQFETFNKTASGFLDKYRKLIRDSKEAGKIPDIDLQQIDSSYESVLSAYNTFVK from the coding sequence ATGAAAAAGATTATGATATTGGCTATGGCTATATCTTTGACAACTAGTGTTGTAAGTTGCAAAAAAGGAGCTGATAAAATGGGTAATACCATTTTAAATCTAGGAGGAGAATCAGATGCCAATGCAATTATTGACTTTAATAATAACTTTGTGGATTCTTATAAAAACACAACTAAAAGCTTGGAAAGATTCTTAAAATATGCGGATGATGTAGTAGCCAAATCCAAAGACGCGAAGTTTATGGTATTACCTCTAATGACCACAACAATGGATTATACTCTCTCCAGAATTAAAGAAGTTCCGTCAGGTTTTGGGAAAGATAAGGCTGCCATTGAAGCTGATTTTAATATCTATAAGGCTAAAAAAGAAAATATAGAGAAAAAAATAGAAGAGCTTAAGTCATATATGAATTCTGAAGATTATAAAGATGATAAAGGAGCTAAGGCAGAAGCAATCAAAAAAGAAATTGAAGCCGATGCTGACGCTTTGTATACTTCAGGTGAAAATGTAATGGCCAGGATCAAGCCTGCTACTGATGTGGCTGAAGAGGTTATTTTAAAGGATCATCCGATGAAAGAATATATTATGTCTTCCAAAAATGTAATGAATTCACTGGATTCTGTAGTTGATCTTTTAGGCAGACAATATACAGGAAAGTTTAATGAAGCAGAGGCCCAGAAAAAATATGATGAATTTGCAAAACTGGTCGAAGCCAATTCAAAAATGAATTTTAATGTTAAAGATCAGCAGTATTCTTATAAAAAGTCTCAGTTTGAAACTTTTAATAAAACAGCTTCAGGCTTTTTAGATAAATACAGAAAATTAATAAGAGATTCAAAAGAAGCAGGTAAAATCCCGGATATTGATCTCCAGCAGATTGATTCTTCATATGAATCAGTGCTTAGTGCATACAACACTTTTGTAAAATAA
- a CDS encoding GPW/gp25 family protein, giving the protein MDTPNYRMPFVPSTLMTEGGSIDTCDMGESIAHNIMLLITTKKGENRYDENYGNDVWNLEFDNGVTSAIWENVFVKSLKRQIQEYEPRIVSPHIDAHIQFVEHSYDTKEHTEIKKKVRIAINAKMEETGERFSFSTELFLSPMSID; this is encoded by the coding sequence ATGGATACACCAAATTACAGAATGCCTTTCGTGCCGTCTACTTTAATGACCGAGGGCGGAAGTATCGATACCTGCGATATGGGAGAGAGTATTGCTCACAATATTATGCTGCTGATCACCACCAAAAAGGGAGAGAACAGGTATGATGAAAACTATGGAAACGATGTTTGGAACCTGGAATTCGATAATGGAGTGACAAGTGCTATCTGGGAAAATGTTTTTGTAAAAAGCCTTAAAAGACAGATTCAGGAATATGAGCCCCGAATCGTCAGTCCGCACATAGATGCTCACATCCAATTTGTAGAACACAGCTACGATACCAAAGAACACACCGAAATCAAAAAGAAAGTAAGAATTGCCATCAATGCAAAGATGGAGGAAACAGGAGAACGCTTCAGCTTTTCAACAGAATTGTTCCTGAGTCCTATGTCTATTGATTAA
- a CDS encoding M14 family zinc carboxypeptidase, which produces MNFEQIYSQNPDFSNRYISPEKLFSYLQNNLSDYIQQIGTSYLEKPIYQLSIGTGNIKVLAWSQMHGNESNATHAMLDLLKTLDKAPEIKEELFSRIQLDFIFMLNPDGSERWTRLNAADIDLNRDFHNEASKEIKFLKNAAASKKYDYALNLHEQRTIFTTDGIHPATLSFLAPSENVERTVTENRKKCMAVIGSVYNHLKEMIPNQVGRYSDEFYPTSTGDNFIRAGMPTILFEGGHFVNDYTRKGTRKYYTIALYYALKAISEFNSDITGWETYLDIPENKDTHYDIVYRNVKLNTEHECILDIAVQYREMKEAGKDEISFIPFVMEVGDVKGKKGWLEIECTGKKFISATKYPKLDAVAEFKIED; this is translated from the coding sequence ATGAATTTTGAACAGATCTATTCTCAAAACCCCGATTTCTCAAATCGTTATATTTCTCCTGAAAAATTATTTTCTTACCTACAGAACAATCTCAGCGATTATATTCAGCAAATAGGAACATCTTATTTAGAGAAGCCCATCTATCAGTTAAGTATAGGAACCGGAAACATTAAGGTGTTAGCCTGGTCGCAAATGCATGGAAATGAATCGAACGCAACCCATGCGATGCTCGATCTATTAAAAACTTTGGATAAAGCTCCGGAGATTAAAGAAGAGCTCTTCTCTAGAATACAGTTAGACTTTATTTTCATGCTGAATCCTGATGGATCTGAAAGATGGACCAGACTGAATGCTGCCGATATTGATCTGAACAGAGATTTTCATAACGAGGCCAGTAAAGAGATTAAATTCCTGAAAAATGCTGCCGCTTCAAAGAAGTATGACTACGCATTAAATCTCCATGAGCAGAGAACCATTTTTACAACAGATGGTATCCACCCTGCTACACTTTCTTTTTTGGCTCCCTCAGAAAATGTAGAACGTACAGTTACTGAAAACAGGAAAAAGTGTATGGCAGTAATCGGAAGTGTTTATAATCATTTAAAAGAAATGATCCCCAATCAGGTCGGGAGATATTCTGATGAATTTTATCCTACGTCTACAGGTGATAACTTTATCAGGGCAGGAATGCCTACTATATTATTTGAAGGCGGACACTTCGTTAACGATTATACAAGAAAAGGGACCAGAAAATATTATACTATAGCTCTTTATTATGCGCTGAAAGCAATCAGTGAATTCAACTCGGATATTACAGGATGGGAGACTTATCTTGATATCCCTGAAAATAAGGATACCCATTATGATATCGTTTACAGAAATGTAAAACTGAATACGGAACATGAATGTATCTTAGACATTGCGGTTCAGTACAGAGAGATGAAAGAAGCAGGTAAAGATGAAATTTCCTTTATTCCTTTTGTAATGGAAGTGGGAGATGTGAAGGGAAAAAAGGGCTGGCTGGAAATAGAATGTACCGGGAAGAAATTTATATCTGCTACTAAATATCCTAAACTGGATGCAGTCGCGGAATTTAAAATAGAAGATTAA
- a CDS encoding proline dehydrogenase family protein, which yields MPIFNDTKVAFADKSDAQLRKAYWMFKMIEQPALTSLGTSVLNFTVHNNFPFVTGIVKNTLFEQFCGGETREESMKVVKQLFKRGVGSIFDYSIEGKEDEETFDAVCREIKDIVRFSVGNPAIPFIVFKPTAFGRIDLYEAVGKGAELTTSQKEEWERVVRRFDEVCRLCHENDKKVMVDAEETWMQDAADHLCEEMMEKYNQEKPIVWNTIQMYRTKRLEYMEANLQRAREKNYFIGYKIVRGAYMEKERARAAEKGYEDPIQPNKEASDKNYNSGIDFVMNHLDKVSAFFGTHNEISSELIMDKMKAKSLENDNPHVYFGQLYGMSDNITFYLSDKGYNAAKYLPYGPVKDVVPYLTRRARENTSVAGQTGRELGLISKELQRRKK from the coding sequence ATGCCCATTTTTAATGATACTAAAGTCGCATTTGCAGACAAGTCTGATGCACAATTGAGAAAGGCTTACTGGATGTTTAAAATGATTGAACAACCCGCTCTTACAAGCCTTGGAACATCTGTTCTTAATTTCACGGTACACAATAATTTTCCTTTCGTTACAGGAATTGTAAAAAACACTTTATTTGAGCAGTTTTGCGGAGGTGAAACCCGTGAAGAAAGCATGAAAGTGGTAAAACAGCTTTTTAAAAGGGGAGTTGGAAGTATTTTTGATTACTCTATTGAAGGAAAGGAAGATGAAGAAACCTTTGATGCAGTATGCAGAGAGATTAAAGATATTGTAAGATTTTCTGTAGGAAATCCGGCGATTCCTTTTATCGTTTTTAAACCTACCGCTTTCGGAAGGATTGATCTTTATGAAGCCGTTGGAAAAGGGGCAGAGCTTACTACAAGCCAGAAAGAAGAATGGGAAAGAGTGGTAAGAAGATTTGATGAGGTATGCAGACTTTGCCACGAGAATGATAAAAAAGTAATGGTAGATGCTGAAGAAACCTGGATGCAGGATGCAGCAGACCATCTTTGCGAAGAGATGATGGAAAAATATAATCAGGAGAAGCCTATCGTTTGGAATACCATCCAGATGTATAGAACCAAAAGACTTGAATATATGGAAGCAAATCTTCAGAGAGCAAGAGAAAAGAACTACTTCATTGGGTATAAGATCGTTCGTGGTGCCTATATGGAGAAAGAGAGGGCCAGAGCAGCAGAGAAAGGGTACGAGGATCCGATACAGCCAAATAAAGAAGCTTCAGATAAGAACTATAACTCCGGAATCGATTTTGTGATGAATCATCTGGACAAAGTATCAGCATTCTTCGGGACTCATAATGAAATTTCTTCAGAATTGATTATGGATAAAATGAAGGCCAAATCTCTGGAAAATGATAATCCACACGTTTATTTTGGACAGCTTTACGGAATGAGTGATAATATTACATTCTACCTGTCCGATAAAGGATATAACGCTGCGAAATACCTTCCATATGGACCAGTGAAAGATGTTGTTCCTTATCTTACAAGAAGAGCAAGGGAAAATACTTCTGTTGCAGGACAAACCGGAAGAGAACTTGGCCTTATCAGTAAAGAGCTTCAAAGAAGAAAAAAATAA